From a single Aquincola tertiaricarbonis genomic region:
- a CDS encoding Ig-like domain-containing protein — protein MGTTPAQGATGVSRVAAITATFNAPVAPASASGANIRLASDLGAVDSVATAEAATVSLRPRSGSLVADARYTVDWATGLQDITGRSLSAPVSLQFTTAGMSWSARATALAPLSDMNEVNARVASFDRDGRLVVAWTQATAGGPPVLMAARSDASGGNWSAAARLSDATASAGNPRLKCLDSGACHAIWNRSTTTGTTLQWSQLDARSGTWSAPYTLPVPEGLWDLASTTAATGDDERLMLLGWTRDSVTAVRQDASKTGWEVPITLVVVPSGARTARLVADRAGNLTAVWIEGLISSERLMGSHYDAARGAWTVPAQLDDGVNNISQLDVVTDSAGSVTVAYAQGGFDSRARVVRWEAASGQWGTFRNLDPATTGLDRRAALAVDPAGNVTAVWGSSNGTRWSRYNAETRTWSAPELMGAGTGGGSGLIAADPAGNVTAVSDTGTGIAVLRFLLKDQAWTPVTTISTPPAGATMFTAGPAIAVHRDGSVGVTWTQASDVAGSRSAAQLVNVLR, from the coding sequence GTGGGCACCACGCCTGCGCAGGGCGCGACCGGCGTCAGCCGCGTTGCAGCCATCACGGCCACCTTCAATGCGCCGGTCGCTCCGGCCAGCGCATCGGGGGCCAACATCCGCCTGGCCAGTGACCTGGGCGCTGTGGACAGCGTGGCCACCGCGGAAGCGGCGACCGTGAGCCTGCGCCCCCGAAGCGGCAGCCTGGTGGCGGATGCCCGCTACACCGTCGACTGGGCCACGGGGCTGCAGGACATCACGGGCCGTTCGTTGTCCGCGCCGGTCTCGCTGCAGTTCACCACGGCGGGCATGAGCTGGAGCGCACGCGCCACCGCGCTGGCCCCCTTGTCCGACATGAATGAGGTGAACGCACGGGTCGCCAGCTTCGATCGGGACGGGCGGCTGGTGGTGGCCTGGACGCAAGCCACGGCCGGCGGCCCGCCCGTGCTGATGGCCGCACGGTCCGACGCGTCCGGGGGCAACTGGTCCGCGGCCGCCAGGCTGTCCGACGCCACCGCCAGCGCCGGCAACCCCAGGCTGAAATGCCTGGACAGCGGCGCATGCCATGCCATCTGGAACCGGTCCACGACGACCGGCACCACGCTGCAATGGTCACAGCTGGACGCCCGCAGCGGCACTTGGAGTGCACCCTACACCCTGCCAGTGCCAGAGGGCCTCTGGGACCTGGCCAGCACGACAGCGGCCACGGGTGACGACGAGCGGCTGATGTTGCTGGGGTGGACGCGCGACAGCGTGACGGCCGTGCGGCAAGACGCCAGCAAGACGGGTTGGGAAGTACCCATCACCCTGGTCGTGGTGCCGAGCGGCGCACGCACGGCCCGGCTGGTCGCCGACCGCGCGGGCAACCTCACCGCGGTGTGGATCGAAGGGCTGATCAGCAGCGAGCGCCTGATGGGCAGCCACTACGACGCCGCACGCGGCGCCTGGACGGTGCCGGCGCAGCTGGATGACGGGGTCAACAACATCTCGCAGCTGGATGTGGTGACCGACAGCGCAGGCTCCGTCACCGTGGCTTACGCGCAGGGTGGCTTCGATTCGCGCGCCCGGGTCGTCCGCTGGGAAGCAGCGAGCGGGCAGTGGGGCACGTTCAGAAACCTGGACCCGGCCACCACGGGGCTGGACCGCCGCGCCGCCCTGGCCGTGGACCCGGCCGGCAACGTGACCGCCGTGTGGGGATCATCGAACGGCACGCGCTGGTCGCGCTACAACGCTGAGACACGCACCTGGTCAGCCCCCGAGCTGATGGGGGCAGGCACCGGTGGGGGCAGTGGGCTGATTGCCGCCGACCCGGCAGGCAACGTCACGGCCGTGTCGGACACCGGCACCGGCATCGCCGTGCTCCGCTTCCTGCTCAAGGACCAGGCCTGGACGCCGGTGACGACGATCAGCACACCGCCTGCAGGCGCCACGATGTTCACCGCCGGTCCGGCCATCGCCGTGCACCGTGACGGCTCCGTCGGCGTCACCTGGACCCAGGCCAGCGACGTGGCCGGCAGCCGCAGCGCTGCGCAGCTGGTCAACGTGCTGCGCTGA
- a CDS encoding phage holin family protein codes for MNRPPGSSSSSGDPRPGLAGLPAGIQGLLQEGAAAISARVNLLALELRRARDVLPKILALLVLAAVVALTGWFALWVAVALLLVQVAEWSPVWTMALVTAVNLVVAGVLAWRAVAMVPLLALPATLHHMTVKNANNPTEVSP; via the coding sequence ATGAACCGACCCCCCGGCTCCTCTTCATCCAGCGGTGATCCGCGCCCCGGCCTGGCCGGACTGCCCGCCGGCATCCAGGGCCTGCTGCAGGAAGGCGCGGCCGCCATCAGCGCCCGCGTGAACCTGCTGGCGCTGGAGCTGCGGCGCGCGCGCGACGTGCTGCCCAAGATCCTGGCCCTGCTGGTGCTGGCGGCCGTGGTGGCGCTGACCGGCTGGTTCGCGCTGTGGGTGGCCGTTGCACTGCTGCTGGTGCAGGTGGCCGAATGGTCGCCGGTGTGGACGATGGCGCTGGTGACCGCCGTGAACCTGGTGGTGGCCGGCGTGCTGGCCTGGCGCGCGGTGGCCATGGTGCCGCTGTTGGCGCTGCCGGCCACGCTGCACCACATGACCGTCAAGAATGCCAACAACCCCACCGAGGTGTCGCCATGA
- a CDS encoding manganese catalase family protein yields the protein MFVHNKRLQYTVRVSESNPGLANLMLEQFGGPQGELAAACRYFTQYLGEDDPGRKDMLIDIATEELSHLEIIGTIVGMLNKGAKGRLAEAVEEEGEIYRAITGAGNDSHLTQVLYGGGPPLTNSAGVPWTSAYIDTIGEPTADLRSNIAAESRAKIVYERLIALTDDPGVKEALGFLMTREVAHQKSFEKALYAIAPNFPPGKQPPVPEFASVYYNLSQGAGDLRGPWNSDENFTYVSDREAQVAVDGGDGLFSVKLTSDEDEVVQQMATRTASDPQSDPTTGAELGMGQAPEAGTIVR from the coding sequence ATGTTCGTGCACAACAAGCGATTGCAGTACACCGTCCGCGTCAGCGAAAGCAACCCGGGCCTGGCCAACCTGATGCTGGAACAATTCGGCGGCCCGCAGGGCGAGCTGGCCGCGGCCTGCCGCTACTTCACGCAGTACCTGGGTGAAGACGACCCGGGCCGCAAGGACATGCTGATCGACATCGCCACCGAGGAGCTGAGCCACCTCGAGATCATCGGCACCATCGTCGGCATGCTCAACAAGGGCGCCAAGGGCCGGCTGGCCGAGGCGGTGGAAGAGGAGGGCGAGATCTACCGCGCCATCACCGGCGCCGGCAACGACTCGCACCTCACCCAGGTGCTGTACGGTGGCGGCCCGCCGCTGACCAACTCGGCCGGCGTGCCCTGGACCTCGGCCTACATCGACACCATCGGCGAGCCCACGGCCGACCTGCGCTCCAACATCGCGGCCGAGTCGCGCGCCAAGATCGTCTACGAGCGGCTGATCGCGCTCACCGACGACCCGGGCGTGAAGGAAGCGCTGGGCTTCCTGATGACGCGCGAGGTGGCGCACCAGAAGAGCTTCGAGAAGGCGCTGTATGCCATCGCGCCCAACTTCCCGCCGGGCAAGCAGCCGCCGGTGCCCGAGTTCGCGAGCGTGTACTACAACCTGTCGCAGGGCGCAGGCGACCTGCGTGGGCCGTGGAACAGCGACGAGAACTTCACCTACGTCAGCGACCGCGAGGCACAGGTGGCGGTGGACGGCGGTGACGGCCTCTTCAGCGTGAAGCTGACGTCGGACGAGGACGAGGTGGTGCAGCAGATGGCCACCCGCACCGCGTCCGATCCGCAGTCCGACCCCACCACCGGCGCCGAGCTGGGCATGGGCCAGGCCCCGGAAGCCGGCACCATCGTGCGCTGA
- a CDS encoding CBS domain-containing protein, whose protein sequence is MTITVAELMTRGVHVMAPDDSLDLAARLMDDLNVGAMPVCQEERLLGIVTDRDIVVRGIARNRPVDRTPVSDVMSQPVRFCFDDQPVNEVLPEMRQAQIRRLPVLDRRRRLVGMLTLADLATKADPQAAAAVLAAVSEPAEPDRPALPQRRVA, encoded by the coding sequence ATGACGATCACTGTGGCCGAACTGATGACGCGAGGCGTCCACGTGATGGCGCCCGACGACAGCCTGGACCTGGCCGCGCGCCTGATGGACGACCTGAACGTCGGCGCCATGCCGGTGTGCCAGGAAGAGCGGCTGCTGGGCATCGTCACCGACCGCGACATCGTCGTGCGCGGCATCGCCCGCAACCGGCCGGTGGACCGCACGCCGGTGTCCGACGTGATGAGCCAGCCGGTGCGCTTCTGCTTCGACGACCAGCCGGTCAACGAGGTGCTGCCCGAGATGCGCCAGGCCCAGATCCGCCGCCTGCCGGTGCTGGACCGCCGGCGCCGCCTGGTCGGCATGCTGACCTTGGCCGATCTGGCCACCAAGGCCGATCCACAGGCCGCCGCCGCCGTGCTGGCCGCGGTGTCCGAGCCGGCGGAGCCGGATCGGCCGGCCCTGCCGCAGCGCCGGGTGGCCTGA
- a CDS encoding cytochrome P450: MTPTAAAAPRPIPRDPQADSSLALLADPYRFISSRCREHGSDVFETRLLLRPTLCLTGPEAARLFYDDERFARAGAAPEALRATLFGEGGVQGLDGERHRHRKALFLRLTAPEAVDALARTVRQAWRQAATRWPAGEPVTLYDAAREVFTRAVCSWAGVPLPEAEVRLRTRQLSLLFDGAGVLGLQHLRARRARRATDGWAQDLITAVRGQAGTAPQATALALIAHHRDADGELLPAAVASVELLNLLRPTVAVAVYAVLAAHALHQHPGQREALLAASPEDAPMALACFVHEVRRYYPFFPAVAARTRRAFRWNGYDFPAGRRVLLDLYGTNHDARAWQTPGAFRPERFRPERRAVERPGSERTGPPEQRPFSFVPQGGGEPARHHRCPGEGLAEQLMKQTLQFLLHELHYSLPPQDLSIDMSRLPALPRDRLVLVPQAAVLR, encoded by the coding sequence ATGACGCCCACCGCCGCAGCCGCACCACGGCCCATCCCGCGCGACCCGCAGGCCGACAGCAGCCTGGCCCTGCTGGCCGACCCGTACCGCTTCATCAGCAGCCGCTGCCGCGAGCACGGCAGCGACGTGTTCGAGACCCGGCTGCTGCTGCGGCCCACGCTGTGCCTGACCGGGCCCGAGGCGGCACGCCTCTTCTACGACGACGAGCGCTTCGCCCGCGCCGGCGCGGCGCCCGAGGCCTTGCGCGCCACCCTGTTCGGCGAAGGCGGCGTGCAGGGCCTGGATGGTGAACGCCACCGCCACCGCAAGGCCCTTTTCCTGCGGCTGACCGCGCCGGAGGCGGTGGACGCATTGGCGCGCACGGTGCGCCAGGCCTGGCGGCAGGCCGCCACCCGCTGGCCGGCCGGCGAGCCCGTGACGCTGTACGACGCCGCACGCGAGGTGTTCACCCGCGCCGTCTGCAGCTGGGCCGGCGTGCCGCTGCCGGAAGCCGAAGTGCGGCTGCGCACCCGCCAGCTCAGCCTGCTGTTCGACGGTGCCGGCGTGCTGGGCCTGCAGCACCTGCGGGCACGCCGCGCGCGCCGCGCAACCGATGGCTGGGCGCAGGATCTGATCACCGCGGTGCGCGGCCAGGCCGGCACTGCACCCCAGGCCACGGCACTGGCGTTGATCGCCCACCACCGCGATGCCGATGGCGAGCTGCTGCCCGCCGCAGTGGCATCGGTGGAACTGCTGAACCTGCTGCGGCCGACCGTGGCCGTGGCCGTGTACGCCGTGCTGGCGGCCCATGCGCTGCACCAGCACCCGGGCCAGCGCGAAGCCCTGCTGGCCGCCAGCCCCGAGGACGCGCCGATGGCCCTGGCCTGCTTCGTCCACGAGGTGCGGCGCTACTACCCGTTCTTCCCGGCGGTGGCGGCCCGCACACGGCGCGCCTTCCGCTGGAATGGCTACGATTTCCCGGCCGGGCGGCGCGTGCTGCTGGACCTGTACGGCACCAACCATGATGCCCGTGCCTGGCAGACGCCCGGCGCCTTCAGGCCCGAACGCTTCCGCCCGGAGCGCCGCGCGGTGGAACGCCCAGGCAGCGAGCGCACCGGCCCGCCCGAGCAGCGGCCCTTCAGCTTCGTGCCGCAAGGCGGCGGCGAGCCGGCCCGTCACCACCGCTGCCCGGGTGAAGGGCTGGCCGAGCAGCTGATGAAGCAGACGCTGCAGTTCCTGCTGCATGAGCTGCACTACAGCCTGCCACCGCAGGACTTGTCGATCGACATGAGCCGCCTGCCTGCGTTGCCGCGCGACCGGCTGGTGCTGGTGCCGCAGGCGGCTGTCTTGCGCTAA
- a CDS encoding FdhF/YdeP family oxidoreductase translates to MNDDIKIKPYDGPVGGWGSMTSIAHHVRDEAAATALPELARQNKPDGFACTSCAWAKPAKAHLAEFCENGAKATFAELTRRRVGADFFASHTVSELRGWPDQALEHQGRLTEPLRYDAALDRYVPVGWDQAFEEIGRQLQALRADDPDAVVFYTSGRASLETAYLWQLFARLYGTNNLPDSSNMCHESTSVGLKAAMGQPVGTVRLEDFEKTDCLFFFGQNVGSNSPRMLHPLQEASERGVPIIVFNPLHERGLEEFTNPQRPLQMATRSTTRIASRYHAVRPGGDIAAITGLCKALLALDDEAQAAGRPRVLDVDFIAQHTQGFDDFAAFVRAQDWADIEATSGLQRAALTESAQIYAKATATIGVYGMGLTQHELGVDNVRMLVNLLLMRGNIGRPGAGACPVRGHSNVQGQRTVGIAEKPELVPLDVLARQYGFEPPRHKGMNTVEACASVLNGRVKAFLGLGGNFVRAVPDHHAMEPAWQRLPLTVHVATKLNRSHLLPGRSSWLLPCLGRIERDLQAGGVQTVSVEDSTACVHASRGQHAPASEHLLSETAIVAGLAQATLPPNPQVDWAGWVADYARIRDAIEATWPDQFAQFNQRMHQPGGFARPLPAVQRQWKTPSGKAEFKAPARLDAAFAGDGGDDVLRLVTLRSNDQFNTTVYGYDDRLRGIQGTRDVLLMNRDDMRRLGVADGSTVTLACAAADAGPNPEGVLREVPGLRVVAYDLPAGCCAGYYPECNPVVPLSHHARESHVPAVKSVPVRVRAQGQA, encoded by the coding sequence ATGAACGACGACATCAAGATCAAGCCCTATGACGGACCGGTGGGTGGCTGGGGGTCGATGACCTCCATCGCCCACCACGTGCGTGACGAGGCCGCCGCCACCGCGCTGCCCGAGCTGGCGCGGCAGAACAAGCCCGATGGCTTCGCGTGCACCTCCTGCGCCTGGGCCAAGCCGGCCAAGGCCCACCTGGCCGAGTTCTGCGAGAACGGCGCCAAGGCCACCTTCGCCGAACTGACCCGCCGCCGCGTGGGCGCCGACTTCTTCGCCAGCCACACGGTCAGCGAGCTGCGCGGCTGGCCCGACCAGGCGCTGGAGCACCAGGGCCGCCTCACCGAGCCGCTGCGCTACGACGCGGCGCTGGACCGCTATGTCCCGGTGGGCTGGGACCAGGCCTTCGAAGAGATCGGCCGTCAGCTGCAGGCGCTGCGGGCCGACGACCCCGATGCGGTGGTGTTCTACACCTCGGGCCGTGCCTCGCTGGAAACGGCCTACCTGTGGCAGCTGTTTGCACGCCTGTACGGCACCAACAACCTGCCCGACAGCTCCAACATGTGCCATGAAAGCACCTCGGTCGGCTTGAAGGCCGCGATGGGGCAGCCGGTGGGCACGGTGCGGCTGGAGGACTTCGAGAAGACCGACTGCCTCTTCTTCTTCGGCCAGAACGTGGGCAGCAACAGCCCGCGCATGCTGCATCCCTTGCAGGAGGCCAGCGAGCGCGGCGTGCCCATCATCGTCTTCAACCCGCTGCATGAACGCGGGCTGGAGGAGTTCACCAATCCGCAACGGCCGCTGCAGATGGCCACGCGCTCCACCACCCGCATCGCCTCGCGCTACCACGCGGTGCGGCCGGGCGGCGACATCGCGGCCATCACCGGCCTGTGCAAGGCGCTGCTGGCGCTGGACGACGAAGCCCAGGCCGCCGGCCGGCCACGGGTGCTGGACGTGGACTTCATCGCCCAGCACACCCAGGGCTTCGACGACTTCGCCGCCTTCGTGCGGGCGCAGGACTGGGCGGACATCGAGGCCACCAGCGGCCTGCAGCGCGCCGCGCTCACCGAAAGCGCGCAGATCTATGCCAAGGCCACTGCCACCATCGGCGTGTATGGCATGGGCCTGACCCAGCATGAGCTGGGCGTGGACAACGTGCGCATGCTGGTCAACCTGCTGTTGATGCGCGGCAACATCGGCCGCCCCGGCGCCGGGGCCTGCCCGGTGCGCGGCCATTCCAACGTGCAGGGCCAGCGCACGGTGGGCATCGCCGAAAAGCCCGAGCTGGTGCCGCTGGACGTGCTGGCGCGGCAATACGGGTTCGAGCCACCGCGCCACAAGGGCATGAATACGGTGGAAGCCTGCGCGAGCGTGCTCAACGGCCGGGTCAAGGCCTTTCTGGGCCTGGGCGGCAACTTCGTGCGGGCCGTGCCCGACCACCACGCGATGGAGCCCGCCTGGCAGCGGCTGCCCCTCACGGTGCACGTGGCCACCAAGCTCAACCGCAGCCACCTGCTGCCCGGCCGCAGCAGCTGGCTGCTGCCCTGCCTGGGTCGCATCGAGCGCGATCTGCAGGCCGGCGGTGTGCAGACGGTGAGCGTGGAGGACAGCACCGCCTGCGTCCATGCGTCGCGCGGCCAGCATGCGCCGGCCAGCGAGCACCTGCTGTCGGAGACCGCCATCGTCGCCGGCCTGGCCCAGGCCACGCTGCCGCCCAACCCGCAGGTCGACTGGGCCGGCTGGGTGGCCGACTACGCCCGCATCCGCGATGCGATCGAGGCCACCTGGCCTGACCAGTTCGCGCAGTTCAACCAGCGCATGCACCAGCCGGGCGGGTTTGCACGGCCGCTGCCCGCCGTGCAGCGGCAGTGGAAGACCCCCAGCGGCAAGGCCGAGTTCAAGGCCCCGGCGCGGCTGGATGCGGCCTTTGCCGGCGATGGCGGCGACGACGTGCTGCGCCTGGTCACGCTGCGCAGCAACGACCAGTTCAACACCACGGTGTACGGCTATGACGACCGGCTGCGCGGCATCCAGGGCACGCGCGACGTGCTGCTGATGAACCGCGACGACATGCGCCGCCTGGGCGTGGCCGATGGCAGCACCGTGACCCTGGCCTGCGCCGCCGCCGATGCCGGCCCCAACCCGGAAGGTGTGCTGCGCGAGGTGCCCGGGCTGCGCGTGGTGGCGTACGACCTGCCCGCGGGCTGCTGCGCCGGCTACTACCCCGAGTGCAACCCGGTGGTGCCGCTGAGCCACCATGCGCGCGAAAGCCATGTGCCGGCGGTCAAGTCGGTGCCGGTGCGGGTGAGGGCGCAAGGCCAGGCTTGA
- a CDS encoding VF530 family protein: protein MSPEAPDSAPAPQQQQPRNPLHGLTLEAIVTALVAHYGWPGLAQRVPLRCFSTDPSVASSLKLLRKTPWAREKVEGLYLYMLREQRRGTPPASR, encoded by the coding sequence ATGTCTCCCGAAGCCCCCGACAGCGCGCCAGCGCCGCAGCAGCAACAGCCGCGCAACCCGCTGCACGGCCTGACGCTGGAAGCCATCGTCACCGCGCTGGTGGCCCACTATGGCTGGCCGGGCCTGGCGCAGCGGGTGCCGCTGCGCTGCTTCAGCACCGACCCCAGCGTGGCTTCCAGCCTCAAGCTGCTGCGCAAGACACCCTGGGCCCGCGAGAAGGTGGAAGGCCTGTACCTGTACATGCTGCGTGAGCAGCGCCGCGGCACCCCACCGGCATCCCGATGA
- a CDS encoding SlyX family protein, with the protein MSSPLPDDTDHRLTELEIKASYAEDLLDRLNEVVVRQQAQIDLLLREVAQLRREQPDGDVRVVRSLREELPPHY; encoded by the coding sequence ATGAGCAGCCCCTTGCCCGACGATACCGACCACCGGCTCACCGAGCTGGAAATCAAGGCCAGCTACGCCGAAGACCTGCTGGACCGGCTGAACGAGGTGGTGGTGCGCCAGCAGGCGCAGATCGACCTGCTGCTGCGCGAGGTGGCGCAGCTGCGCCGTGAGCAGCCCGACGGCGACGTGCGCGTGGTGCGCAGCCTGCGCGAAGAACTGCCGCCGCACTATTGA
- a CDS encoding methyl-accepting chemotaxis protein, whose translation MFATIRLRLIGSSLLIVIAAIAVVGFISYRFTRASLLEDLNVQLSRVGASEAAKLGDWVAANKRLVAAMAPAAGQADPHPALQQALSAGALELAYVGHADKRMISVPARQRAADYDPTARPWYKLAETGEQPVITAPYIAASSKKLVVTFAQAVREAGRVVAVVGTDVTVDDVVAGLAAIHPTPSGYVFLLDKEGRIMAHPDRQRILKPASELSPELTPALLQGVRAAEQPPAPVRIGEGDFLLKSAAVPGTDWVLVTAAQRGEALAPLDALLWSLGAALVLVAVAAATLTTVSISALLGGLRRVQEAMQQIGSGSGDLTQRLPVKGRDEIDAIALAFNDFVGKIEQVMRDVRGSADAIAHASQEIAAGVHDLSSRTEQTASNLQQTASSMEHMTELVRRSEQQAVASTQVADSSAALADRGGAVVDQVVATMDGIKDSSARIADIIGTIDGIAFQTNILALNAAVEAARAGEQGKGFAVVAGEVRQLAHRSAEAAREIKTLIHDSVERVDQGGRLVGEAGEAMKAILGSVRQVSGIVGEITQSTDQQSRGIGEINAAVADVDRMTQQNAALVEESAAAASSLQEQARHLAEVIGRFRIRD comes from the coding sequence ATGTTTGCCACCATCCGTCTCCGCCTGATCGGCAGCAGTCTGCTGATCGTCATCGCCGCCATCGCCGTGGTGGGCTTCATCAGCTACCGTTTCACCCGCGCCTCCCTGCTGGAGGACCTCAACGTGCAGCTCAGCCGGGTCGGCGCTTCCGAGGCCGCCAAGCTCGGCGACTGGGTGGCCGCCAACAAGCGCCTGGTGGCCGCCATGGCACCGGCCGCCGGCCAGGCCGACCCCCACCCGGCGCTTCAGCAGGCGCTCAGCGCCGGTGCGCTGGAACTGGCCTACGTGGGCCATGCCGACAAGCGCATGATCTCGGTGCCCGCACGCCAGCGAGCCGCCGATTACGACCCCACCGCGCGGCCTTGGTACAAGCTGGCCGAAACGGGCGAGCAGCCGGTGATCACCGCGCCCTACATCGCCGCTTCGTCCAAGAAGCTGGTCGTCACCTTCGCGCAGGCCGTGCGCGAGGCCGGCCGCGTGGTGGCCGTGGTGGGCACCGACGTGACGGTGGACGACGTGGTGGCCGGCCTGGCCGCCATCCATCCCACGCCCAGCGGCTATGTGTTCCTGCTGGACAAGGAGGGCCGCATCATGGCCCACCCCGACCGCCAGCGCATCCTGAAGCCGGCCAGCGAACTGTCGCCCGAGCTCACGCCTGCGCTGCTGCAGGGCGTGCGGGCGGCCGAGCAGCCGCCCGCGCCGGTGCGCATCGGCGAGGGCGATTTCCTGCTCAAGAGCGCGGCCGTGCCGGGCACCGACTGGGTGCTGGTCACCGCCGCGCAGCGTGGCGAGGCCCTGGCTCCGCTGGACGCGCTGCTGTGGAGCCTGGGCGCCGCGCTGGTGCTGGTGGCGGTGGCCGCCGCCACGCTGACCACCGTGTCCATCAGCGCGCTGCTGGGCGGCCTGCGCCGCGTGCAGGAAGCCATGCAGCAGATCGGCTCCGGCAGCGGCGACCTGACGCAGCGCCTGCCCGTCAAGGGCCGTGACGAGATCGACGCGATCGCGCTGGCCTTCAACGACTTCGTCGGCAAGATCGAGCAGGTGATGCGCGACGTGCGCGGCAGCGCCGATGCCATCGCCCACGCGTCGCAGGAGATCGCGGCGGGCGTGCACGACCTGAGCAGCCGCACCGAGCAGACCGCCAGCAACCTGCAGCAGACCGCCTCGTCGATGGAGCACATGACCGAGCTGGTGCGTCGCAGCGAGCAGCAGGCCGTGGCCAGCACCCAGGTGGCCGACAGCTCCGCCGCCCTGGCCGACCGCGGCGGCGCGGTGGTGGACCAGGTGGTGGCCACGATGGACGGCATCAAGGACAGCTCGGCCCGCATCGCCGACATCATCGGCACCATCGACGGCATTGCCTTCCAGACCAACATCCTGGCGCTGAACGCGGCGGTGGAAGCCGCCCGCGCCGGTGAACAGGGCAAGGGCTTTGCGGTGGTGGCCGGCGAGGTGCGTCAACTTGCCCACCGCAGCGCGGAAGCCGCTCGCGAGATCAAGACCCTGATCCACGACAGCGTGGAGCGGGTGGACCAGGGCGGGCGCCTGGTGGGCGAGGCCGGTGAGGCGATGAAGGCCATCCTGGGCAGCGTGCGGCAGGTCAGCGGCATCGTGGGCGAAATCACGCAGAGCACCGACCAGCAAAGCCGGGGCATTGGCGAAATCAATGCCGCGGTGGCCGACGTGGATCGCATGACGCAGCAGAATGCGGCCCTGGTGGAGGAATCGGCGGCTGCCGCCTCCAGCCTGCAGGAGCAGGCCCGCCACCTGGCCGAGGTGATCGGCCGCTTCCGCATCCGCGACTGA
- a CDS encoding OpgC domain-containing protein, giving the protein MFVAIAGAGGASARRLWELDAVRGLMLVLMTLTHLPTRLSNPTGQPFGFVSAAEGFVMLSAFMAGMVYTARERREGAEAMRGAFFKRALKIYACQIALLIFLMTVVAVMGLLAGQEAVINLIGFYLDQPLAALFSGLLLIYAPPLLDILPIYIVFMLASPVLLLHGLHRGWGGILGLSLLAWLLAQFDLGEAVYNAVTTVAPIPVPYRQTGSFEIWGWQFLWVLGLWMGSMQAERPDAPPLVFPRWMVNTAVGIALVGFVWRHVIGQNPFPGQASLAPLFDKWHLGPLRLINFMALLLLTMHFAPWLRRHLPRLPVLETLGRASLPVFCAHLVLALLALALAGDVQPQRPYWVDAAIVAVSFPALYLVAWVSGELDRRTAAKRAALKQRMSRKPRPQAAGVSAPSTPASSAPADPPAPLRRAVLPQEGQPAAPRPAADAG; this is encoded by the coding sequence ATGTTCGTGGCAATTGCCGGTGCCGGTGGCGCCTCCGCCAGGCGGCTGTGGGAGCTGGATGCAGTGCGCGGGCTGATGCTGGTGCTGATGACGCTCACGCATCTGCCCACCCGACTGTCCAACCCCACGGGCCAGCCTTTCGGCTTCGTGTCCGCGGCCGAAGGCTTCGTGATGCTGTCGGCCTTCATGGCCGGCATGGTGTACACCGCGCGTGAGCGGCGCGAAGGCGCCGAGGCGATGCGCGGCGCCTTTTTCAAGCGCGCGCTGAAGATTTATGCCTGCCAGATCGCGCTGCTGATCTTCCTGATGACGGTGGTGGCCGTGATGGGCCTGCTGGCCGGCCAGGAAGCCGTGATCAACCTGATCGGCTTCTACCTCGACCAGCCGCTGGCCGCGCTGTTCAGCGGCCTGCTGCTGATCTATGCGCCGCCGCTGCTGGACATCCTGCCCATCTACATCGTCTTCATGCTGGCCAGCCCGGTGCTGCTGCTGCACGGGCTGCACCGCGGCTGGGGCGGCATCCTGGGCTTGAGCCTGCTGGCCTGGCTGCTGGCGCAGTTCGACCTGGGCGAGGCGGTCTACAACGCGGTGACCACCGTGGCGCCGATCCCGGTGCCCTATCGCCAGACCGGCTCCTTCGAGATCTGGGGCTGGCAGTTCCTGTGGGTGCTGGGGCTGTGGATGGGCTCGATGCAGGCCGAACGGCCGGATGCGCCGCCGCTGGTGTTTCCGCGCTGGATGGTGAACACCGCCGTTGGCATCGCGCTGGTGGGCTTCGTGTGGCGGCATGTGATCGGCCAGAACCCGTTCCCGGGCCAGGCCTCGTTGGCGCCGCTGTTCGACAAATGGCACCTGGGGCCGCTGCGCCTGATCAACTTCATGGCGCTGCTGCTGCTGACCATGCACTTCGCGCCCTGGCTGCGCCGCCACCTGCCGCGCCTGCCGGTGCTGGAAACGCTGGGCCGGGCCTCGCTGCCGGTGTTCTGCGCGCACCTGGTGCTGGCGCTGCTGGCGCTGGCGCTGGCCGGCGACGTGCAGCCGCAGCGGCCCTACTGGGTGGATGCCGCCATCGTGGCGGTGAGCTTTCCGGCGCTGTATCTGGTGGCCTGGGTGAGCGGCGAGCTGGATCGCCGCACCGCGGCCAAGCGGGCCGCGCTCAAGCAGCGCATGTCGCGCAAGCCGCGGCCGCAGGCCGCGGGCGTCAGCGCACCGTCGACACCAGCGTCTTCAGCGCCTGCGGATCCGCCGGCGCCGCTGCGGCGGGCGGTGTTGCCGCAGGAAGGGCAGCCTGCCGCGCCCCGGCCGGCTGCAGATGCGGGCTGA